From the Musa acuminata AAA Group cultivar baxijiao chromosome BXJ3-7, Cavendish_Baxijiao_AAA, whole genome shotgun sequence genome, one window contains:
- the LOC135643309 gene encoding CBL-interacting protein kinase 2-like: protein MESRGIVVMQKYELGRLLGKGTFAKVYYARNIRNGQSVAIKMIDKEKVIKVGLMEQVKREISVMRLVRHPNVVRLFEVMASRTKIYFVMEYIKGGELFNKVTKGKVPEDEARKYFQQLISAVDYCHSRGVYHRDLKPENLLLDENDNLKVSDFGLSALVDSKRQDTILHTTCGTPAYVAPEVISRIGYDGAKADIWSCGVILFVLMAGYYPFHDSNLMEMYKKVVKGEFKCPSWFSSGAKKFISKMLDPDPSTRISIAKIRENKWFKKGLDDKKVKIEEEPKENVPLDAAEVFNSTASSTAEERPDSMKITNLNAFDIISLSAGFDLSGLFADSSQKKETWFTSTKSASVIISKLEDMARHLKLKVKKKDDGVLKLVALAEGRNGLLAIDAEIFEVSPLFYLVELKKLNGDNLEYQKLLNEGIRPTLVDIVWAWQGDQQYHQE, encoded by the coding sequence ATGGAGAGCAGAGGGATTGTTGTGATGCAAAAGTATGAATTAGGAAGGTTACTAGGGAAAGGAACTTTTGCAAAGGTTTATTATGCTAGGAATATCAGAAATGGCCAAAGTGTTGCTATAAAAATGATTGACAAGGAGAAAGTAATCAAGGTTGGTCTCATGGAGCAGGTGAAGCGTGAAATATCCGTGATGAGATTGGTTAGACATCCAAATGTAGTGCGGCTCTTCGAGGTCATGGCGAGTAGGACCAAGATTTACTTTGTCATGGAGTACATAAAAGGTGGTGAGCTATTCAACAAGGTCACTAAAGGAAAAGTGCCAGAGGATGAAGCTAGAAAATACTTTCAACAGCTGATTAGCGCTGTCGACTACTGCCACAGCAGAGGTGTTTACCACCGTGATCTGAAACCTGAGAACCTTCTGTTGGATGAAAATGACAATTTAAAGGTATCAGATTTTGGTCTAAGTGCCCTCGTTGACTCCAAAAGGCAAGACACCATACTGCACACTACTTGTGGAACTCCAGCTTATGTTGCTCCTGAGGTGATAAGCCGAATTGGATATGATGGTGCAAAAGCTGATATCTGGTCCTGCGGGGTGATTCTTTTTGTGCTTATGGCTGGTTACTACCCTTTTCATGATTCAAATCTGATGGAGATGTACAAGAAGGTCGTAAAAGGTGAATTTAAATGCCCCAGTTGGTTCTCTTCTGGCGCTAAAAAGTTCATCTCAAAGATGCTAGACCCAGATCCAAGTACCAGGATTTCCATTGCAAAAATCAGGGAAAACAAATGGTTCAAGAAAGGGCTTGATGACAAGAAAGTAAAAATCGAAGAAGAACCAAAAGAAAATGTCCCTTTGGATGCAGCTGAAGTTTTCAACTCCACAGCAAGCAGCACTGCTGAGGAAAGGCCAGATTCAATGAAGATCACGAACTTGAATGCTTTCGATATCATTTCTCTTTCAGCAGGATTTGATCTCTCGGGTCTATTTGCGGACAGCAGCCAAAAGAAAGAAACTTGGTTCACTTCTACGAAGTCTGCATCAGTCATTATTTCCAAGCTAGAAGATATGGCCAGACATCTGAAGTTAaaagtgaagaagaaagatgatggGGTTCTAAAATTGGTGGCTCTAGCAGAGGGGAGGAATGGTCTCCTAGCCATTGATGCTGAGATCTTTGAGGTCTCCCCGTTGTTCTATTTGGTGGAACTGAAAAAGTTAAATGGCGATAACCTGGAATATCAGAAGCTGTTGAACGAAGGCATCAGGCCAACTCTTGTCGACATTGTTTGGGCATGGCAGGGCGATCAGCAGTACCATCAGGAGTAG
- the LOC135643308 gene encoding uncharacterized protein LOC135643308 encodes MGPGKGRFATRSVASAVEKTISEEEEAREEGKGFFACYLLVSLSPRHKSRTYIGFTVNPRRRIRQHNGEIRCGAWRTKHGRPWEMVLCIYGFPSNVSALQFEWAWQHPKESLAVRKAASSFKSLSGIANKIKIAYTMLSLPAWENSNLTVNFFSTKYMKHTAGCPKLPKQMKTIFGTMDELPCYVKGLILDDNEENDEEDNLEEDSLSTSLAVSINHVETDVIHEERTTRHRFGTWKHDDFRQSMELTDSPCMIDSPKASEESIDDGAGVVNLMGKALDNEDSLSTSLAILVDDVEVDATHVQRTARHGLGALKHDNFRQSMELTDSPCSIGSPKATEESVDKVGVANLLGKDFSDFGGIRKPMETTKSYCLIESPGPGQECSRTSPDRTQLLCSEDPFDFLKQNNLESFRQQSTPSSSNKKASPDNLPFSSESNVIDLLSPPSCLISCCSNKHKKTSVHMDIIDLTDSPISL; translated from the exons ATGGGACCGGGAAAGGGACGATTTGCGACGCGATCCGTGGCGAGTGCGGTCGAGAAGACGatatcggaggaggaggaggctcgGGAGGAAGGAAAGGGCTTCTTTGCTTGCTACTTGCTTGTTTCTCTGAGCCCTCGTCACAAAAGCCGTACCTACATCGG GTTTACGGTCAATCCTCGACGGAGAATCAGGCAGCACAACGGTGAGATAAGGTGTGGAGCATGGAGGACGAAACATGGACGCCCGTGGGAGATGGTTCTTTGCATCTATGGCTTCCCTTCAAATGTTTCTGCTCTCCAG TTTGAATGGGCTTGGCAGCACCCAAAAGAATCTCTAGCTGTTAGAAAAGCTGCTTCAAGTTTTAAGTCGCTCTCTGGCATTGCAAATAAGATCAAGATCGCTTATACCATGTTGTCACTTCCAGCTTGGGAGAA CTCGAATCTCACTGTCAATTTCTTCTCAACAAAATACATGAAGCATACTGCTGGTTGCCCAAAATTGCCAAAGCAAATGAAAACTATTTTTGGCACCATGGATGAACTTCCCTGCTATGTCAAAGGTCTAATACTAGATGACAACGAAGAAAATGATGAAGAAGACAATCTTGAGGAAGATTCACTGTCTACATCTTTGGCTGTATCGATTAACCATGTGGAGACAGATGTCATTCATGAGGAAAGGACAACCAGGCATCGTTTTGGTACTTGGAAGCATGATGACTTTAGACAGTCCATGGAGCTAACAGATTCACCTTGCATGATAGATTCACCAAAGGCCTCAGAAGAGTCCATTGATGATGGAGCGGGAGTTGTGAATCTTATGGGCAAGGCTTTAGATAATGAAGATTCACTTTCGACATCATTGGCCATATTGGTTGATGATGTGGAGGTTGATGCCACTCATGTACAAAGGACAGCCAGGCATGGCCTTGGTGCTTTGAAACATGACAATTTTAGACAGTCAATGGAGCTAACGGATTCACCTTGTTCCATAGGTTCCCCCAAAGCCACAGAGGAGTCCGTTGACAAAGTGGGAGTTGCGAATCTATTGGGAAAAGATTTTAGCGATTTTGGTGGTATTAGGAAGCCAATGGAGACAACAAAATCTTACTGTCTTATTGAATCCCCTGGACCAGGTCAAGAATGCAGCAGAACTTCCCCGGACAGAACTCAACTGTTATGCAGTGAAGACCCATTTGATTTTcttaaacaaaataatttggagAGCTTCAGGCAACAATCTACTCCAAGTAGTTCCAATAAAAAGGCTTCCCCTGACAATCTGCCCTTTTCATCCGAGAGTAATGTAATAGATCTCTTGTCACCACCCAGCTGCTTAATTAGCTGCTGCAGTAATAAGCATAAGAAGACTTCAGTCCATATGGACATTATTGATCTGACCGATTCCCCCATCAGTCTTTAG
- the LOC103992524 gene encoding uncharacterized protein LOC103992524 isoform X1, translating to MPVRVRLKTSVHRKRKVSTERGKEAGIANSSKRRNQMNRENTKADGIKCNSKPYRRTKIREVSSPSLSGGKQRQLYREGKFESDDVKGSFGSEPCDRKRKNADATRKTRVWENSSIAMKRKLSEAAVFRRRGSHVKREIIDEDDSYADEGSNDRASVLSGRSVKNNTSRGKKGDIEGGGASDNASRVKLRSKLINSLETSADNLRLKGKEIPRVMSADRHVVGSGDDVSEKHAWKKDKADPIAEQKHRRYQTRVLDKYGKKTRINRKALADGTEEIGRPLKKKKRVIKIDPYDISNKRLDDSVSNNENVSEEKAEMSKNAQFRAIQPSPAILSFVEDNLLGRRRLIELQNAGYNVKLSAPLDNVPFSTSTERERIEENVFRNKLEFFAAAKVSTSIPPPMIPEIAFAGRSNVGKSSLLNALTRQWGVVRTSDKPGLTQTINFFRLASKLCLVDLPGYGFAYAKEEVKDAWEELVKEYVSTRVGLQQVCLLIDTKWGMKPRDHELIDLMERSQTPYQIVLTKTDVVFPIDVARHAMQIQENFKTNKSVINPVMMVSSKSGAGIRNLRTVLAKLARYVKP from the exons ATGCCTGTCAGAGTTCGTTTGAAGACAAGTGTCCACAGAAAACGGAAGGTTTCAACTGAACGTGGGAAGGAAGCTGGTATTGCTAATTCCAGCAAGAGAAGGAATCAAATGAACCGGGAAAACACAAAAGCTGATGGCATCAAATGCAATAGCAAACCCTATAGAAGGACAAAGATCAGGGAAGTAAGCTCTCCATCTCTGAGTGGAGGCAAACAGCGGCAATTATATAGGGAAGGAAAGTTTGAATCAGATGATGTTAAGGGAAGTTTTGGATCTGAGCCTTGTGACAGGAAAAGGAAGAATGCTGATGCGACTAGGAAGACTCGTGTGTGGGAGAATTCTTCAATTGCTATGAAAAGGAAATTGAGTGAAGCTGCAGTGTTTAGAAGAAGAGGTAGTCATGTGAAGCGCGAAATTATTGATGAAGATGATTCTTATGCAGACGAAGGAAGTAATGATAGAGCTTCTGTTCTCAGTGGTCGGAGTGTCAAGAACAATACAAGTCGTGGTAAGAAAGGTGATATTGAAGGTGGAGGTGCCAGTGATAATGCATCTCGTGTAAAGCTTAGATCAAAACTAATTAACAGTCTGGAAACTTCTGCTGATAATCTTAGATTGAAAGGGAAGGAGATCCCCAGAGTTATGTCTGCTGATAGGCATGTTGTTGGTTCTGGAGATGACGTGTCAGAAAAACATGCTTGGAAGAAAGACAAAGCAGATCCAATTGCAGAACAAAAACATCGAAGGTATCAGACTAGAGTGCTGGACAAATATGGAAAGAAGACTCGGATTAATCGGAAGGCTTTGGCTGATGGTACTGAAGAAATAGGTCGTCCGCTGAAAAAGAAAAAGCGAGTTATCAAGATTGATCCATATGACATTTCAAACAAGCGATTAGATGACAGTGTTTCTAACAATG AGAATGTAAGTGAGGAAAAGGCTGAAATGTCAAAGAATGCTCAGTTTCGTGCGATACAGCCGAGCCCAGCAATCCTTTCATTTGTCGAAGATAAT CTATTGGGTCGCAGGCGATTGATTGAATTGCAGAATGCTGGATACAATGTCAAGCTTTCTGCTCCTTTAGATAATGTTCCGTTCTCAACAAGCACTGAAAGAGAACGGATTGAAGAAAAT GTATTTAGGAATAAGTTGGAGTTTTTTGCTGCTGCAAAAGTTTCAACGTCCATTCCACCCCCCATGATTCCAGAGATAGCATTTGCAG GTAGATCAAATGTTGGAAAATCATCGCTGCTAAATGCTCTTACCAGACAATGGGGAGTCGTAAGGACATCAGATAAGCCGGGGCTTACTCAG ACTATTAACTTTTTTAGGCTTGCCTCGAAGCTCTGTTTAGTTGACTTGCCTGGATATGGCTTTGCTTATGCAAAAGAAGAAGTGAAAGATGCATGGGAGGAACTT GTGAAGGAGTATGTTTCAACTAGAGTTGGACTGCAACAAGTCTGCCTCCTTATTGACACCAAATGGGGTATGAAACCAAGGGATCATGAGCTCATTGATTTAATGGAAAG ATCCCAAACGCCTTATCAGATAGTATTAACAAAGACTGATGTAGTGTTCCCAATAGATGTTGCTCGTCACGCAATGCAAATTCAAGAG AATTTCAAGACAAACAAGTCTGTCATAAACCCTGTG ATGATGGTGAGCTCCAAGTCAGGTGCTGGCATCCGCAACTTGAGGACTGTGCTTGCAAAGTTAGCTCGTTATGTTAAGCCATAA
- the LOC135643311 gene encoding LOB domain-containing protein 15-like isoform X2 — translation MSTPRERIEEVGKKIKREADAVTDRTGRRLSLVGTINTITPCAACKLLRRRCAQDCPFAPYFSPHEPQRFASVHKVFGASNISKMLLEVPESQRADAANSLVYEANLRLRDPIYGCMGAISALQQQVQALELELQAVRAEILKHKFRQASAGVIPTSHAAFLAPSEAVSMAAPPPRSVTSPPPALGSSSSFIYTSLDSSAITMNHNTLYYG, via the exons ATGTCCACACCAAG GGAGAGGATCGAAGAGGTTGGAAAGAAGATCAAGAGAGAGGCCGATGCCGTCACTGATCGAACTGGCAGGCGGCTGAGTCTGGTGGGAACAATAAACACCATCACCCCATGCGCAGCGTGCAAGCTCCTGCGCCGGCGGTGCGCTCAAGATTGCCCGTTCGCCCCTTATTTCTCACCACACGAGCCCCAAAGGTTTGCCTCGGTGCATAAAGTCTTCGGTGCTAGCAACATCTCCAAGATGCTACTG GAGGTTCCTGAGTCCCAGAGAGCTGATGCAGCAAACAGCCTTGTCTACGAAGCGAATCTGAGGCTGAGAGATCCTATCTATGGATGCATGGGGGCGATCTCCGCGTTACAGCAGCAAGTGCAGGCCTTGGAGTTGGAGCTCCAAGCAGTAAGAGCTGAGATCTTGAAGCATAAGTTTAGGCAAGCTAGCGCTGGTGTCATCCCAACATCTCATGCTGCTTTTCTTGCTCCCTCTGAGGCGGTGTCCATGGCTGCACCACCGCCGCGATCAGTGACATCGCCGCCTCCGGCCCTcggttcctcttcctctttcataTACACCTCTCTCGATTCAAGCGCCATTACGATGAACCACAATACCTTATACTACGGTTGA
- the LOC135643311 gene encoding LOB domain-containing protein 15-like isoform X1 has protein sequence MSTPRLVRQIRGQAFVFQITADSAVSQCVLCLVLLWERIEEVGKKIKREADAVTDRTGRRLSLVGTINTITPCAACKLLRRRCAQDCPFAPYFSPHEPQRFASVHKVFGASNISKMLLEVPESQRADAANSLVYEANLRLRDPIYGCMGAISALQQQVQALELELQAVRAEILKHKFRQASAGVIPTSHAAFLAPSEAVSMAAPPPRSVTSPPPALGSSSSFIYTSLDSSAITMNHNTLYYG, from the exons ATGTCCACACCAAGGTTAGTACGCCAAATAAGAGGACAAGCTTTCGTCTTCCAGATTACTGCTGATTCTGCTGTCAGTCAATGTGTTCTTTGTCTCGTGTTGCTATG GGAGAGGATCGAAGAGGTTGGAAAGAAGATCAAGAGAGAGGCCGATGCCGTCACTGATCGAACTGGCAGGCGGCTGAGTCTGGTGGGAACAATAAACACCATCACCCCATGCGCAGCGTGCAAGCTCCTGCGCCGGCGGTGCGCTCAAGATTGCCCGTTCGCCCCTTATTTCTCACCACACGAGCCCCAAAGGTTTGCCTCGGTGCATAAAGTCTTCGGTGCTAGCAACATCTCCAAGATGCTACTG GAGGTTCCTGAGTCCCAGAGAGCTGATGCAGCAAACAGCCTTGTCTACGAAGCGAATCTGAGGCTGAGAGATCCTATCTATGGATGCATGGGGGCGATCTCCGCGTTACAGCAGCAAGTGCAGGCCTTGGAGTTGGAGCTCCAAGCAGTAAGAGCTGAGATCTTGAAGCATAAGTTTAGGCAAGCTAGCGCTGGTGTCATCCCAACATCTCATGCTGCTTTTCTTGCTCCCTCTGAGGCGGTGTCCATGGCTGCACCACCGCCGCGATCAGTGACATCGCCGCCTCCGGCCCTcggttcctcttcctctttcataTACACCTCTCTCGATTCAAGCGCCATTACGATGAACCACAATACCTTATACTACGGTTGA
- the LOC103992519 gene encoding U-box domain-containing protein 16 has translation MATSSSSPPPPPDPSTDADLLRHLLFVSRDVSSHQQPSPSSSPLRVNPNFSSVPRNVKQLSLLFEELLLAVRDDDDRCVDFALPRLASLCFREILLVLHRLKAHFDHCSARSRAFVLFRAEPLAAEIHEQVVDLATFLDILPVAELRIPEDVRDHVRLLLRQLRRSSPAVDPAALSLRRDILELIALVESGTVPDHAALQGIFRRLGIDDSWNCRHEIDSLERDIADGAAADRWVPAMVALASILRYARYVLFGASTPRLDTSAGADGKKSPFSEAEDLAVPADFRCPISLDLMRDPMVVATGQTYDRDSIVRWIGSGHATCPKSGQALAHLELVPNRALKNLICCWCRDNNLPFDGADVTSNEQADADNATTAAANKAALEAARMTASFLVEELAAAPCTDAAHRVVHELRLLAKHGSDNRAFVAEAGAIPLLLPLLRSDDAGLQVSAVTALLNLSILEANKRLIMHADGAVDGIVHVLAEGAKWRAKENAAATVLSLSSIHSYRRRLARHPRVVEVLLQMARHGPASSKKDAMAAIHSLAGDRENTGRLVEGGVVGAALEAVGEPEVAEEAAAVLAAVARRGGAEAVAKAEGAVARLVGLLRRGSDWARESAAAALVAVCRRSESGVVAELAAMPGIEWVIWELMGAGTERARRKAASLSRICRRWAAAVEAERTARFSAMSVTTSSTTVAS, from the coding sequence atggccacctcctcctcctcccctcctccgCCACCCGACCCGTCCACCGACGCCGACCTCCTCCGCCACCTCCTCTTCGTCTCCCGTGACGTCTCCTCCCACCAACAACCTTCGCCGTCGTCGTCCCCCCTTCGTGTTAATCCCAACTTCTCCTCCGTCCCCCGCAACGTTAAGCAGCTCTCCCTCCTCTTCGAGGAGCTACTCCTCGCCGTCCGAGATGACGACGACCGCTGCGTTGACTTTGCCCTCCCGCGATTGGCTTCGCTTTGCTTCCGCGAGATTCTTCTCGTTCTCCACCGCCTCAAGGCCCATTTTGACCATTGCTCCGCCCGCAGCCGCGCTTTCGTCCTCTTCCGGGCCGAGCCCCTTGCCGCTGAGATCCACGAGCAAGTTGTCGACCTCGCCACCTTCCTTGACATCCTGCCTGTGGCGGAGCTTCGGATTCCTGAGGACGTGAGGGACCAcgtccgcctcctcctccgccagcTCCGACGTTCCTCCCCCGCCGTCGATCCCGCTGCCCTCTCCCTCCGCCGAGATATTCTCGAGCTCATCGCACTCGTCGAGAGCGGGACGGTACCCGACCATGCCGCGCTGCAGGGGATCTTCCGGCGGCTCGGCATCGATGATTCATGGAACTGCCGCCACGAGATCGACAGCCTCGAGCGCGACATCGCCGACGGCGCCGCCGCCGACAGATGGGTGCCGGCCATGGTGGCCCTCGCGTCGATCCTACGATACGCTAGGTACGTCCTGTTCGGGGCATCAACTCCCAGATTGGACACCTCCGCCGGTGCCGACGGCAAGAAATCGCCCTTCTCCGAGGCGGAGGACCTCGCGGTGCCGGCAGACTTCCGGTGCCCGATATCGCTGGACCTCATGCGGGATCCGATGGTGGTGGCCACCGGACAGACGTACGATAGGGACTCCATCGTTCGATGGATCGGCTCCGGCCATGCCACCTGCCCCAAGTCCGGCCAAGCCCTCGCCCACCTCGAGCTCGTCCCCAATCGCGCCCTCAAGAACCTCATCTGCTGCTGGTGCCGCGACAACAACCTTCCCTTCGACGGAGCCGACGTCACCAGCAACGAGCAAGCCGATGCCGACAACGCCACGACAGCAGCGGCTAACAAGGCTGCGCTCGAGGCGGCAAGAATGACTGCGTCCTTCCTCGTGGAGGAGCTCGCGGCGGCGCCGTGTACGGATGCCGCGCACCGGGTGGTCCACGAACTCCGACTGCTGGCCAAGCACGGCTCCGACAACCGCGCATTCGTAGCGGAGGCCGGTGCGATTCCCCTCCTCCTCCCGCTGCTCCGATCGGACGACGCTGGGCTCCAGGTCAGCGCGGTGACTGCGCTGCTCAACCTTTCGATCCTGGAGGCCAACAAGCGGCTCATCATGCACGCGGATGGCGCCGTCGACGGGATCGTCCACGTCCTGGCAGAGGGCGCCAAGTGGCGGGCGAAGGAGAACGCTGCCGCCaccgtgctcagcctctcctccaTCCACTCCTACCGCCGGCGACTCGCACGACACCCCCGGGTGGTGGAGGTGCTGCTGCAGATGGCGCGCCACGGCCCCGCCAGCTCAAAGAAGGACGCCATGGCAGCCATCCATAGCCTCGCCGGGGACCGGGAAAATACCGGGCGGCTGGTGGAGGGGGGGGTGGTGGGGGCGGCACTGGAAGCCGTGGGAGAGCCGGAGGtcgcggaggaggcggcggcggtgctGGCGGCAGTGGCGAGGAGGGGCGGAGCGGAGGCCGTGGCGAAGGCGGAGGGGGCGGTTGCGCGGCTGGTCGGGTTGCTACGGCGGGGGTCGGACTGGGCGAGGGAGAGCGCAGCGGCGGCTCTGGTGGCGGTGTGCCGGCGGTCGGAGTCGGGGGTGGTGGCGGAGCTGGCGGCCATGCCGGGGATCGAGTGGGTGATCTGGGAGCTGATGGGGGCGGGGACGGAGCGGGCGAGGCGGAAGGCGGCGTCGCTGAGTCGGATCTGCCGGCGGTGGGCGGCTGCCGTGGAGGCGGAACGCACAGCCAGATTCTCGGCGATGAGCGTCACGACGTCCTCTACTACAGTTGCATCATGA
- the LOC103992524 gene encoding uncharacterized protein LOC103992524 isoform X2, whose amino-acid sequence MPVRVRLKTSVHRKRKVSTERGKEAGIANSSKRRNQMNRENTKADGIKCNSKPYRRTKIREVSSPSLSGGKQRQLYREGKFESDDVKGSFGSEPCDRKRKNADATRKTRVWENSSIAMKRKLSEAAVFRRRGSHVKREIIDEDDSYADEGSNDRASVLSGRSVKNNTSRGKKGDIEGGGASDNASRVKLRSKLINSLETSADNLRLKGKEIPRVMSADRHVVGSGDDVSEKHAWKKDKADPIAEQKHRRYQTRVLDKYGKKTRINRKALADGTEEIGRPLKKKKRVIKIDPYDISNKRLDDSVSNNENVSEEKAEMSKNAQFRAIQPSPAILSFVEDNLLGRRRLIELQNAGYNVKLSAPLDNVPFSTSTERERIEENVFRNKLEFFAAAKVSTSIPPPMIPEIAFAGRSNVGKSSLLNALTRQWGVVRTSDKPGLTQTINFFRLASKLCLVDLPGYGFAYAKEEVKDAWEELVKEYVSTRVGLQQVCLLIDTKWGMKPRDHELIDLMERIWELYEAKQI is encoded by the exons ATGCCTGTCAGAGTTCGTTTGAAGACAAGTGTCCACAGAAAACGGAAGGTTTCAACTGAACGTGGGAAGGAAGCTGGTATTGCTAATTCCAGCAAGAGAAGGAATCAAATGAACCGGGAAAACACAAAAGCTGATGGCATCAAATGCAATAGCAAACCCTATAGAAGGACAAAGATCAGGGAAGTAAGCTCTCCATCTCTGAGTGGAGGCAAACAGCGGCAATTATATAGGGAAGGAAAGTTTGAATCAGATGATGTTAAGGGAAGTTTTGGATCTGAGCCTTGTGACAGGAAAAGGAAGAATGCTGATGCGACTAGGAAGACTCGTGTGTGGGAGAATTCTTCAATTGCTATGAAAAGGAAATTGAGTGAAGCTGCAGTGTTTAGAAGAAGAGGTAGTCATGTGAAGCGCGAAATTATTGATGAAGATGATTCTTATGCAGACGAAGGAAGTAATGATAGAGCTTCTGTTCTCAGTGGTCGGAGTGTCAAGAACAATACAAGTCGTGGTAAGAAAGGTGATATTGAAGGTGGAGGTGCCAGTGATAATGCATCTCGTGTAAAGCTTAGATCAAAACTAATTAACAGTCTGGAAACTTCTGCTGATAATCTTAGATTGAAAGGGAAGGAGATCCCCAGAGTTATGTCTGCTGATAGGCATGTTGTTGGTTCTGGAGATGACGTGTCAGAAAAACATGCTTGGAAGAAAGACAAAGCAGATCCAATTGCAGAACAAAAACATCGAAGGTATCAGACTAGAGTGCTGGACAAATATGGAAAGAAGACTCGGATTAATCGGAAGGCTTTGGCTGATGGTACTGAAGAAATAGGTCGTCCGCTGAAAAAGAAAAAGCGAGTTATCAAGATTGATCCATATGACATTTCAAACAAGCGATTAGATGACAGTGTTTCTAACAATG AGAATGTAAGTGAGGAAAAGGCTGAAATGTCAAAGAATGCTCAGTTTCGTGCGATACAGCCGAGCCCAGCAATCCTTTCATTTGTCGAAGATAAT CTATTGGGTCGCAGGCGATTGATTGAATTGCAGAATGCTGGATACAATGTCAAGCTTTCTGCTCCTTTAGATAATGTTCCGTTCTCAACAAGCACTGAAAGAGAACGGATTGAAGAAAAT GTATTTAGGAATAAGTTGGAGTTTTTTGCTGCTGCAAAAGTTTCAACGTCCATTCCACCCCCCATGATTCCAGAGATAGCATTTGCAG GTAGATCAAATGTTGGAAAATCATCGCTGCTAAATGCTCTTACCAGACAATGGGGAGTCGTAAGGACATCAGATAAGCCGGGGCTTACTCAG ACTATTAACTTTTTTAGGCTTGCCTCGAAGCTCTGTTTAGTTGACTTGCCTGGATATGGCTTTGCTTATGCAAAAGAAGAAGTGAAAGATGCATGGGAGGAACTT GTGAAGGAGTATGTTTCAACTAGAGTTGGACTGCAACAAGTCTGCCTCCTTATTGACACCAAATGGGGTATGAAACCAAGGGATCATGAGCTCATTGATTTAATGGAAAG GATTTGGGAATTATACGAGGCTAAACAGATTTGA